A genome region from Brassica oleracea var. oleracea cultivar TO1000 chromosome C2, BOL, whole genome shotgun sequence includes the following:
- the LOC106322514 gene encoding actin-related protein 9 isoform X2 yields the protein MDYLKSVVPSQLVSERGSNLVIINPGSANVRIGLAKQDTPFNVPHCIARHTTIIGKPNLLDQMINTQVTTTSQQVDRERAFNTTASLLKIPYLDGSSSFGSRKTARIDGYNQPSTNTKKDTAFPWTDVFEDEPSSLPTSETSAHRSEDNADRAAPDVTDSGESKRKYRNMIFGEEAMRISPKEPYTIHRPIRRGHFNVSPQYSAQQVCEDLVAIWDWVLLDKLEIAHSERNKYSAVLVVPGTFDSREIKELLTIVLRDLCFSSAVVHQEGLSTIFGNGLSTACIVNMGAQTSAVVCIEDGVSLPNTEKILRFGGDDICRCLLWIQRHYQNWPQLRTDVLAKPIDMLMLNRLKESYCEIREGEVETAATVYSYEDGMPAVAHKTNLTSLNVPPMGLFYPNLLVPELFPQPPRTWFQDHENMLEETWNMDFGGGNMGLPVWDSFAVSPLNPKKEEKIGLAEAITSSILSAGRIDLQRKLFSSIQLVGGVGLTKGLVSAVEERVLHAIPPTEAIDTVEVLPSKMDPTFVSWKGGAVCSTFLHLFMSMILGILDFGREAWIHRNEWMENGIRVGSAKKYRDSYYIQAQAFCFINS from the exons ATG GATTACTTGAAATCAGTAGTCCCGTCTCAGCTTGTATCCGAACGAGGATCAAATCTCGTTATCATCAACCCAG GGTCTGCGAATGTAAGAATAGGACTTGCTAAGCAAGACACACCTTTCAATGTCCCTCACTGCATTGCTAGACACACCACCATAATCGGCAAACCAAACCTTCTCGATCAG ATGATTAACACTCAGGTCACCACCACCAGTCAACAAGTTGACCGTGAGAGAGCTTTCAACACT ACGGCGTCGCTGTTGAAGATACCATACCTGGATGGAAGCTCTTCTTTTGGCTCACGCAAGACGGCGAGGATCGATGGATACAACCAACCAAGTACTAATACGAAGAAAGATACGGCCTTTCCTTGGACTGATGTGTTTGAGGACGAGCCTAGTTCGCTTCCCACCTCAG AAACCTCTGCTCATAGAAGTGAAGACAACGCAGATAGAGCTGCTCCTGATGTTACAGACTCTGGTGAGAGTAAGCGCAAGTATAGGAATATGATTTTTGGTGAAGAAGCTATGAGAATATCTCCAAAAGAGCCATATACCATTCACCGTCCTATCCGGAGAGGCCACTTCAATGTTTCGCCACAATATTCAGCGCAACAG GTTTGTGAGGATTTAGTCGCTATCTGGGACTGGGTTTTGCTAGATAAACTTGAGATAGCTCACAGTGAGAGAAACAAGTATTCTGCTGTTCTTGTTGTCCCGGGAACATTTGACAGCCGCG AAATAAAGGAACTGCTAACTATCGTGTTGCGAGACCTATGCTTTAGCTCAGCAGTGGTCCACCAAGAAGGTTTATCCACCATTTTTGGGAATGGTTTGTCAACAGCTTGCATTGTGAATATGGGAGCCCAGACAAGTGCAGTTGTTTGTATCGAG GATGGAGTCTCATTGCCAAATACTGAAAAGATTCTACGTTTTGGAGGAGAT GATATATGTAGATGCCTTCTATGGATTCAGAGGCATTACCAAAACTGGCCACAGCTCCGAACAGACGTTTTGGCAAAGCCAATCGATATGCTGATGCTTAATCGACTTAAGGAGTCATATTGTGAGATTAGA GAAGGAGAAGTTGAAACAGCTGCAACAGTTTATTCTTACGAGGACGGCATGCCAGCTGTGGCTCACAAGACAAATCTCACCTCACTTAAC GTTCCACCGATGGGTTTGTTTTATCCTAACCTTCTTGTTCCTGAATTGTTTCCCCAGCCACCACGTACATG GTTCCAAGACCATGAGAATATGTTGGAGGAAACATGGAACATGGACTTTGGTGGTGGTAATATGGGATTACCAGTGTGGGATAGTTTTGCAGTTTCTCCTCTGAACCCGAAGAAAGAAGAGAAGATTGGTCTTGCTGAAGCCATTACCAGCAGCATTCTCTCTGCCG GACGCATAGACCTTCAGCGAAAACTATTCTCCAGCATACAATTG GTTGGTGGTGTTGGTTTGACTAAAGGTCTGGTCTCAGCCGTGGAAGAAAG AGTTCTTCATGCGATACCTCCAACGGAAGCCATAGACACGGTGGAGGTTCTGCCGTCAAAAATGGATCCAACATTCGTATCTTGGAAAGGAGGAGCGGTATGTTCTACCTTTTTGCATCTGTTTATGAGCATG ATTCTGGGAATATTGGATTTTGGAAGGGAGGCATGGATACACAGGAACGAATGGATGGAGAATGGGATACGAGTAGGGAGTGCTAAGAAGTACAGAGACTCTTATTACATTCAAGCACAAGCATTTTGTTTCATCAACTCCTAG
- the LOC106322514 gene encoding actin-related protein 9 isoform X1 has product MDYLKSVVPSQLVSERGSNLVIINPGSANVRIGLAKQDTPFNVPHCIARHTTIIGKPNLLDQMINTQVTTTSQQVDRERAFNTKTASLLKIPYLDGSSSFGSRKTARIDGYNQPSTNTKKDTAFPWTDVFEDEPSSLPTSETSAHRSEDNADRAAPDVTDSGESKRKYRNMIFGEEAMRISPKEPYTIHRPIRRGHFNVSPQYSAQQVCEDLVAIWDWVLLDKLEIAHSERNKYSAVLVVPGTFDSREIKELLTIVLRDLCFSSAVVHQEGLSTIFGNGLSTACIVNMGAQTSAVVCIEDGVSLPNTEKILRFGGDDICRCLLWIQRHYQNWPQLRTDVLAKPIDMLMLNRLKESYCEIREGEVETAATVYSYEDGMPAVAHKTNLTSLNVPPMGLFYPNLLVPELFPQPPRTWFQDHENMLEETWNMDFGGGNMGLPVWDSFAVSPLNPKKEEKIGLAEAITSSILSAGRIDLQRKLFSSIQLVGGVGLTKGLVSAVEERVLHAIPPTEAIDTVEVLPSKMDPTFVSWKGGAVCSTFLHLFMSMILGILDFGREAWIHRNEWMENGIRVGSAKKYRDSYYIQAQAFCFINS; this is encoded by the exons ATG GATTACTTGAAATCAGTAGTCCCGTCTCAGCTTGTATCCGAACGAGGATCAAATCTCGTTATCATCAACCCAG GGTCTGCGAATGTAAGAATAGGACTTGCTAAGCAAGACACACCTTTCAATGTCCCTCACTGCATTGCTAGACACACCACCATAATCGGCAAACCAAACCTTCTCGATCAG ATGATTAACACTCAGGTCACCACCACCAGTCAACAAGTTGACCGTGAGAGAGCTTTCAACACT AAGACGGCGTCGCTGTTGAAGATACCATACCTGGATGGAAGCTCTTCTTTTGGCTCACGCAAGACGGCGAGGATCGATGGATACAACCAACCAAGTACTAATACGAAGAAAGATACGGCCTTTCCTTGGACTGATGTGTTTGAGGACGAGCCTAGTTCGCTTCCCACCTCAG AAACCTCTGCTCATAGAAGTGAAGACAACGCAGATAGAGCTGCTCCTGATGTTACAGACTCTGGTGAGAGTAAGCGCAAGTATAGGAATATGATTTTTGGTGAAGAAGCTATGAGAATATCTCCAAAAGAGCCATATACCATTCACCGTCCTATCCGGAGAGGCCACTTCAATGTTTCGCCACAATATTCAGCGCAACAG GTTTGTGAGGATTTAGTCGCTATCTGGGACTGGGTTTTGCTAGATAAACTTGAGATAGCTCACAGTGAGAGAAACAAGTATTCTGCTGTTCTTGTTGTCCCGGGAACATTTGACAGCCGCG AAATAAAGGAACTGCTAACTATCGTGTTGCGAGACCTATGCTTTAGCTCAGCAGTGGTCCACCAAGAAGGTTTATCCACCATTTTTGGGAATGGTTTGTCAACAGCTTGCATTGTGAATATGGGAGCCCAGACAAGTGCAGTTGTTTGTATCGAG GATGGAGTCTCATTGCCAAATACTGAAAAGATTCTACGTTTTGGAGGAGAT GATATATGTAGATGCCTTCTATGGATTCAGAGGCATTACCAAAACTGGCCACAGCTCCGAACAGACGTTTTGGCAAAGCCAATCGATATGCTGATGCTTAATCGACTTAAGGAGTCATATTGTGAGATTAGA GAAGGAGAAGTTGAAACAGCTGCAACAGTTTATTCTTACGAGGACGGCATGCCAGCTGTGGCTCACAAGACAAATCTCACCTCACTTAAC GTTCCACCGATGGGTTTGTTTTATCCTAACCTTCTTGTTCCTGAATTGTTTCCCCAGCCACCACGTACATG GTTCCAAGACCATGAGAATATGTTGGAGGAAACATGGAACATGGACTTTGGTGGTGGTAATATGGGATTACCAGTGTGGGATAGTTTTGCAGTTTCTCCTCTGAACCCGAAGAAAGAAGAGAAGATTGGTCTTGCTGAAGCCATTACCAGCAGCATTCTCTCTGCCG GACGCATAGACCTTCAGCGAAAACTATTCTCCAGCATACAATTG GTTGGTGGTGTTGGTTTGACTAAAGGTCTGGTCTCAGCCGTGGAAGAAAG AGTTCTTCATGCGATACCTCCAACGGAAGCCATAGACACGGTGGAGGTTCTGCCGTCAAAAATGGATCCAACATTCGTATCTTGGAAAGGAGGAGCGGTATGTTCTACCTTTTTGCATCTGTTTATGAGCATG ATTCTGGGAATATTGGATTTTGGAAGGGAGGCATGGATACACAGGAACGAATGGATGGAGAATGGGATACGAGTAGGGAGTGCTAAGAAGTACAGAGACTCTTATTACATTCAAGCACAAGCATTTTGTTTCATCAACTCCTAG
- the LOC106321951 gene encoding probable alpha-mannosidase I MNS4, whose protein sequence is MILMESNKLRWGLCYAIFISLTLSSLVRDLGVSAEGVNPHEAKQLRDEVREMFYHAFDGYMNNAFPLDELKPLSCQGEDTLGGYALTLIDSLDTLALLGDRESFTSSVQWIGKNLQFNINKTVSVFETTIRVLGGLLSAHLIASDCATGMRIPSYDNELLVLAEDLARRMLPAFDTPTGIPYGSVNLMYGVDEHESKITSTAGGGTLTLEFGVLSRLTNDPVFEQVAKNAVRGLWARRSTLDLVGAHINVFTGEWTQKDAGIGTSIDSFYEYLLKAYILFGDEEYLYIFQEAYGSAMHHLHKDPWYVEVNMDSGAIVWPVFNSLQAFWPGLQVLAGDVDPAIRTHTAFFSVWKRYGFTPEGFNLATLSVQYGQKSYPLRPELIESTYWLYKATRDPRYLDAGRDFVASLQYGAKCPCGYCHITDVELHKQEDHMESFFLAETVKYLWLLFDLAVDSDNLVDNGPYKYIFSTEGHLLPLTPQISLAREHCSYFGGYCPRNATKFEQSNDDHQVPEIELDHHSNIYPYHESFPVTGLIKGLCPRLSHAQKYGLSYVLPEKTEREDVKRPKPVITSRSIVLVSDQTVEKRPQEEGFTSESEPIMSISGGGSSSDQTGQELTLLESETDDKRVYSS, encoded by the exons ATGATTTTAATGGAATCAAACAAGTTGAGGTGGGGGCTTTGTTATGCCATCTTCATCTCTCTGACGCTTTCGAGTTTGGTTCGTGATCTTGGAGTTTCCGCCGAAGGTGTTAACCCTCATGAAGCTAAACAGCTTAGAGACGAG GTACGCGAGATGTTTTATCATGCTTTTGATGGATATATGAACAATGCGTTTCCACTCGATGAGTTGAAACCCTTGTCCTGCCAAGGAGAAGATACTCTTGGAGGCTATGCGTTGACTCTG ATAGACTCGTTGGATACATTAGCTTTACTTGGTGACCGAGAGAGCTTCACTTCTTCTGTTCAATGGATTGGTAAAAACCTTCAGTTTAATATA AATAAAACTGTCTCTGTGTTCGAGACAACTATCCGAGTCCTTGGAGGTTTACTATCTGCTCATCTGATTGCAAGTGATTGTGCAACG GGCATGAGAATTCCATCTTATGACAATGAGTTACTGGTCTTGGCTGAGGATTTGGCACGGAGAATGCTTCCTGCATTTGATACACCGACTG GAATCCCATATGGGTCTGTTAATTTGATGTATGGTGTTGACGAACATGAAAGCAAG ATAACGTCAACAGCAGGTGGTGGTACTCTGACATTGGAGTTTGGAGTGCTCAGTCGTTTAACAAATGATCCTG TTTTCGAACAAGTTGCAAAGAATGCGGTGAGGGGACTATGGGCACGTCGCTCAACTCTCGACTTGGTTGGTGCTCACATCAATGTCTTTACAGGTGAATGGACACAAAAG GATGCTGGTATAGGAACAAGCATTGATTCCTTCTACGAGTATCTCCTCAAGGCTTATATACTATTTGGGGATGAGGAATATCTTTACATTTTTCAAGAAGCTTACGGGTCTGCAATGCACCACCTTCACAAGGATCCTTG GTATGTAGAGGTCAATATGGATTCCGGAGCTATTGTTTGGCCAGTTTTCAACAGCCTTCAAGCTTTCTGGCCAGGACTTCAG GTATTAGCAGGAGATGTTGATCCGGCAATTAGAACTCACACTGCCTTCTTTAGCGTCTGGAAACGATATGGTTTCACTCCCGAGGGTTTCAATCTTGCTACACTTAGCGTCCAG TATGGTCAAAAGAGTTATCCACTGAGGCCGGAGTTAATCGAGAGCACATATTGGCTATACAAAGCTACCAGAGATCCTAG GTATCTTGATGCAGGGCGTGACTTTGTGGCTAGTTTACAATACGGGGCAAAATGTCCTTGCGGTTACTGTCACATCACAGATGTAGAACTTCACAAACAAGAAGATCACATGGAGAGCTTCTTCCTCGCAGAAACT GTAAAGTACTTATGGCTTCTGTTTGACTTAGCTGTTGACTCAGACAACCTTGTCGACAATGGCCCTTACAA GTACATCTTTAGCACTGAAGGTCATCTATTACCGTTAACACCACAAATATCTCTAGCTCGAGAACATTGCTCATACTTTGGCGGATATTGTCCACGCAATGCCACAAAGTTCGAACAAAGTAACGATGATCATCAAGTCCCTGAAATCGAGCTTGATCATCACAGTAACATTTATCCTTACCACGAGTCTTTTCCTGTTACCGGTTTAATAAAG GGTTTATGTCCAAGACTATCCCATGCTCAGAAGTACGGTTTGTCTTATGTTTTGCCTGAGAAGACAGAACGTGAAGATGTTAAACGACCTAAACCGGTGATTACAAGCCGCTCCATTGTATTGGTCTCGGATCAAACAGTGGAAAAGAGACCACAAGAAGAAGGATTTACTTCCGAGTCTGAACCAATTATGAGTATCTCTGGTGGTGGTAGTAGCAGCGACCAAACCGGTCAAGAGTTAACCTTGTTAGAGTCAGAAACTGATGATAAAAGAGTATACTCTTCTTAA
- the LOC106322514 gene encoding actin-related protein 9 isoform X4, translating to MDYLKSVVPSQLVSERGSNLVIINPGSANVRIGLAKQDTPFNVPHCIARHTTIIGKPNLLDQMINTQVTTTSQQVDRERAFNTTASLLKIPYLDGSSSFGSRKTARIDGYNQPSTNTKKDTAFPWTDVFEDEPSSLPTSETSAHRSEDNADRAAPDVTDSGESKRKYRNMIFGEEAMRISPKEPYTIHRPIRRGHFNVSPQYSAQQVCEDLVAIWDWVLLDKLEIAHSERNKYSAVLVVPGTFDSREIKELLTIVLRDLCFSSAVVHQEGLSTIFGNGLSTACIVNMGAQTSAVVCIEDGVSLPNTEKILRFGGDDICRCLLWIQRHYQNWPQLRTDVLAKPIDMLMLNRLKESYCEIREGEVETAATVYSYEDGMPAVAHKTNLTSLNVPPMGLFYPNLLVPELFPQPPRTWFQDHENMLEETWNMDFGGGNMGLPVWDSFAVSPLNPKKEEKIGLAEAITSSILSAGRIDLQRKLFSSIQLVGGVGLTKGLVSAVEERVLHAIPPTEAIDTVEVLPSKMDPTFVSWKGGAILGILDFGREAWIHRNEWMENGIRVGSAKKYRDSYYIQAQAFCFINS from the exons ATG GATTACTTGAAATCAGTAGTCCCGTCTCAGCTTGTATCCGAACGAGGATCAAATCTCGTTATCATCAACCCAG GGTCTGCGAATGTAAGAATAGGACTTGCTAAGCAAGACACACCTTTCAATGTCCCTCACTGCATTGCTAGACACACCACCATAATCGGCAAACCAAACCTTCTCGATCAG ATGATTAACACTCAGGTCACCACCACCAGTCAACAAGTTGACCGTGAGAGAGCTTTCAACACT ACGGCGTCGCTGTTGAAGATACCATACCTGGATGGAAGCTCTTCTTTTGGCTCACGCAAGACGGCGAGGATCGATGGATACAACCAACCAAGTACTAATACGAAGAAAGATACGGCCTTTCCTTGGACTGATGTGTTTGAGGACGAGCCTAGTTCGCTTCCCACCTCAG AAACCTCTGCTCATAGAAGTGAAGACAACGCAGATAGAGCTGCTCCTGATGTTACAGACTCTGGTGAGAGTAAGCGCAAGTATAGGAATATGATTTTTGGTGAAGAAGCTATGAGAATATCTCCAAAAGAGCCATATACCATTCACCGTCCTATCCGGAGAGGCCACTTCAATGTTTCGCCACAATATTCAGCGCAACAG GTTTGTGAGGATTTAGTCGCTATCTGGGACTGGGTTTTGCTAGATAAACTTGAGATAGCTCACAGTGAGAGAAACAAGTATTCTGCTGTTCTTGTTGTCCCGGGAACATTTGACAGCCGCG AAATAAAGGAACTGCTAACTATCGTGTTGCGAGACCTATGCTTTAGCTCAGCAGTGGTCCACCAAGAAGGTTTATCCACCATTTTTGGGAATGGTTTGTCAACAGCTTGCATTGTGAATATGGGAGCCCAGACAAGTGCAGTTGTTTGTATCGAG GATGGAGTCTCATTGCCAAATACTGAAAAGATTCTACGTTTTGGAGGAGAT GATATATGTAGATGCCTTCTATGGATTCAGAGGCATTACCAAAACTGGCCACAGCTCCGAACAGACGTTTTGGCAAAGCCAATCGATATGCTGATGCTTAATCGACTTAAGGAGTCATATTGTGAGATTAGA GAAGGAGAAGTTGAAACAGCTGCAACAGTTTATTCTTACGAGGACGGCATGCCAGCTGTGGCTCACAAGACAAATCTCACCTCACTTAAC GTTCCACCGATGGGTTTGTTTTATCCTAACCTTCTTGTTCCTGAATTGTTTCCCCAGCCACCACGTACATG GTTCCAAGACCATGAGAATATGTTGGAGGAAACATGGAACATGGACTTTGGTGGTGGTAATATGGGATTACCAGTGTGGGATAGTTTTGCAGTTTCTCCTCTGAACCCGAAGAAAGAAGAGAAGATTGGTCTTGCTGAAGCCATTACCAGCAGCATTCTCTCTGCCG GACGCATAGACCTTCAGCGAAAACTATTCTCCAGCATACAATTG GTTGGTGGTGTTGGTTTGACTAAAGGTCTGGTCTCAGCCGTGGAAGAAAG AGTTCTTCATGCGATACCTCCAACGGAAGCCATAGACACGGTGGAGGTTCTGCCGTCAAAAATGGATCCAACATTCGTATCTTGGAAAGGAGGAGCG ATTCTGGGAATATTGGATTTTGGAAGGGAGGCATGGATACACAGGAACGAATGGATGGAGAATGGGATACGAGTAGGGAGTGCTAAGAAGTACAGAGACTCTTATTACATTCAAGCACAAGCATTTTGTTTCATCAACTCCTAG
- the LOC106322514 gene encoding actin-related protein 9 isoform X3: MDYLKSVVPSQLVSERGSNLVIINPGSANVRIGLAKQDTPFNVPHCIARHTTIIGKPNLLDQMINTQVTTTSQQVDRERAFNTKTASLLKIPYLDGSSSFGSRKTARIDGYNQPSTNTKKDTAFPWTDVFEDEPSSLPTSETSAHRSEDNADRAAPDVTDSGESKRKYRNMIFGEEAMRISPKEPYTIHRPIRRGHFNVSPQYSAQQVCEDLVAIWDWVLLDKLEIAHSERNKYSAVLVVPGTFDSREIKELLTIVLRDLCFSSAVVHQEGLSTIFGNGLSTACIVNMGAQTSAVVCIEDGVSLPNTEKILRFGGDDICRCLLWIQRHYQNWPQLRTDVLAKPIDMLMLNRLKESYCEIREGEVETAATVYSYEDGMPAVAHKTNLTSLNVPPMGLFYPNLLVPELFPQPPRTWFQDHENMLEETWNMDFGGGNMGLPVWDSFAVSPLNPKKEEKIGLAEAITSSILSAGRIDLQRKLFSSIQLVGGVGLTKGLVSAVEERVLHAIPPTEAIDTVEVLPSKMDPTFVSWKGGAILGILDFGREAWIHRNEWMENGIRVGSAKKYRDSYYIQAQAFCFINS; encoded by the exons ATG GATTACTTGAAATCAGTAGTCCCGTCTCAGCTTGTATCCGAACGAGGATCAAATCTCGTTATCATCAACCCAG GGTCTGCGAATGTAAGAATAGGACTTGCTAAGCAAGACACACCTTTCAATGTCCCTCACTGCATTGCTAGACACACCACCATAATCGGCAAACCAAACCTTCTCGATCAG ATGATTAACACTCAGGTCACCACCACCAGTCAACAAGTTGACCGTGAGAGAGCTTTCAACACT AAGACGGCGTCGCTGTTGAAGATACCATACCTGGATGGAAGCTCTTCTTTTGGCTCACGCAAGACGGCGAGGATCGATGGATACAACCAACCAAGTACTAATACGAAGAAAGATACGGCCTTTCCTTGGACTGATGTGTTTGAGGACGAGCCTAGTTCGCTTCCCACCTCAG AAACCTCTGCTCATAGAAGTGAAGACAACGCAGATAGAGCTGCTCCTGATGTTACAGACTCTGGTGAGAGTAAGCGCAAGTATAGGAATATGATTTTTGGTGAAGAAGCTATGAGAATATCTCCAAAAGAGCCATATACCATTCACCGTCCTATCCGGAGAGGCCACTTCAATGTTTCGCCACAATATTCAGCGCAACAG GTTTGTGAGGATTTAGTCGCTATCTGGGACTGGGTTTTGCTAGATAAACTTGAGATAGCTCACAGTGAGAGAAACAAGTATTCTGCTGTTCTTGTTGTCCCGGGAACATTTGACAGCCGCG AAATAAAGGAACTGCTAACTATCGTGTTGCGAGACCTATGCTTTAGCTCAGCAGTGGTCCACCAAGAAGGTTTATCCACCATTTTTGGGAATGGTTTGTCAACAGCTTGCATTGTGAATATGGGAGCCCAGACAAGTGCAGTTGTTTGTATCGAG GATGGAGTCTCATTGCCAAATACTGAAAAGATTCTACGTTTTGGAGGAGAT GATATATGTAGATGCCTTCTATGGATTCAGAGGCATTACCAAAACTGGCCACAGCTCCGAACAGACGTTTTGGCAAAGCCAATCGATATGCTGATGCTTAATCGACTTAAGGAGTCATATTGTGAGATTAGA GAAGGAGAAGTTGAAACAGCTGCAACAGTTTATTCTTACGAGGACGGCATGCCAGCTGTGGCTCACAAGACAAATCTCACCTCACTTAAC GTTCCACCGATGGGTTTGTTTTATCCTAACCTTCTTGTTCCTGAATTGTTTCCCCAGCCACCACGTACATG GTTCCAAGACCATGAGAATATGTTGGAGGAAACATGGAACATGGACTTTGGTGGTGGTAATATGGGATTACCAGTGTGGGATAGTTTTGCAGTTTCTCCTCTGAACCCGAAGAAAGAAGAGAAGATTGGTCTTGCTGAAGCCATTACCAGCAGCATTCTCTCTGCCG GACGCATAGACCTTCAGCGAAAACTATTCTCCAGCATACAATTG GTTGGTGGTGTTGGTTTGACTAAAGGTCTGGTCTCAGCCGTGGAAGAAAG AGTTCTTCATGCGATACCTCCAACGGAAGCCATAGACACGGTGGAGGTTCTGCCGTCAAAAATGGATCCAACATTCGTATCTTGGAAAGGAGGAGCG ATTCTGGGAATATTGGATTTTGGAAGGGAGGCATGGATACACAGGAACGAATGGATGGAGAATGGGATACGAGTAGGGAGTGCTAAGAAGTACAGAGACTCTTATTACATTCAAGCACAAGCATTTTGTTTCATCAACTCCTAG
- the LOC106326331 gene encoding putative SWI/SNF-related matrix-associated actin-dependent regulator of chromatin subfamily A member 3-like 2: MSWGEVPWWNPAVEEQAIMRIHRIGQVQKIHCQVEERKHRMITGGLTDEEVQSSGRDLSYQSHRSQGATLLVCYLSYKKLSHNH; this comes from the exons ATGTCATGGGGAG AAGTTCCATGGTGGAATCCAGCAGTGGAAGAGCAAGCGATCATGAGAATTCATCGCATAGGGCAGGTACAGAAGATTCATTGTCAAG TGGAGGAACGGAAGCATCGGATGATTACTGGAGGTTTGACTGACGAAGAAGTTCAGTCAAGTGGGCGAGACTTGAGCTATCAAAGCCATAGGAGCCAAGGTGCTACACTGCTAGTCTGCTACTTATCATATAAAAAGCTGTCACACAATCATTAA